From Peromyscus eremicus chromosome 3, PerEre_H2_v1, whole genome shotgun sequence, one genomic window encodes:
- the LOC131906041 gene encoding ribosome biogenesis protein NSA2 homolog, producing the protein MPQNEYIELHRKRYGYRLDYHEKKRKKESREAHERSKKAKKMIGLKAKLYHKQRHAEKIQMKKTIKMHEKRNTKQKDDEKTPQGAVPAYLLDREGQSRAKVLSNMIKQKRKEKAGKWEVPLPKVRAQGETEVLKVIRTGKRKKKAWKRMVTKVCFVGEGFTRKPPKYERFIRPMGLRFKKAHVTHPELKATFCLPILGVKKNPSSPLYTTLGVITKGTVIEVNVSELGLVTQGGKVIWGKYAQVTNNPENDGCINAVLLV; encoded by the coding sequence ATGCCACAGAATGAATATATTGAATTGCACCGTAAACGCTATGGCTATCGTTTGGATTAccatgagaaaaagagaaagaaagaaagtcggGAGGCCCATGAACGTTCAAAGAAGGCAAAAAAAATGATTGGACTGAAGGCTAAGCTCTACCACAAACAGCGCCATGCcgagaaaatacaaatgaaaaagacTATTAAGATGCATGAAAAGAGAAACACCAAACAAAAGGATGATGAAAAGACCCCACAGGGAGCAGTACCTGCCTATCTGCTGGACAGAGAGGGACAGTCTAGAGCAAAAGTACTTTCCAACATGATTAAGCAGAAACGGAAAGAGAAGGCGGGAAAATGGGAAGTCCCTCTACCCAAAGTTCGTGCCCAAGGAGAAACAGAAGTATTGAAAGTTATTcgaacaggaaaaagaaaaaagaaggcatgGAAGAGGATGGTTACTAAAGTCTGCTTTGTTGGTGAAGGTTTTACAAGAAAACCTCCTAAATATGAAAGATTCATTAGGCCAATGGGCCTGCGTTTCAAAAAAGCCCATGTCACACATCCTGAGCTGAAAGCTACATTTTGCCTGCCAATACTTGGTGTGAAAAAGAATCCATCATCCCCATTATATACAACTCTGGGTGTGATCACCAAAGGTACAGTTATTGAAGTGAACGTGAGCGAGCTGGGCCTTGTGACACAAGGAGGCAAGGTTATTTGGGGAAAGTATGCCCAGGTTACCAACAATCCTGAAAACGATGGGTGCATAAATGCAGTCTTGCTGGTTTGA